From a region of the Paenibacillus sp. R14(2021) genome:
- a CDS encoding carbohydrate ABC transporter permease has translation MSKKKWPVHLTLLLFSAVMFYPVLWWIGASLKSNMELGSPAIFPAKWMWSNFHDGWVALPKYTFTYFYINSFKLNITTTVLTVVSSSLVAFGFGRIPFPLKKWLFSLLLVTIMLPGQVTLIPQYVMFHKFNWINTYLPFIVPSMMGGAFFIFLLVQFIRGIPVELDESAKIDGCTWFGIYWRIIMPLTKPALITVMIFSFLWHWEDYLGPLIYLNSVDKYTVPLAVKMFIDTQSAVSWGQVLAMSLVSIMPQIVVFFLAQKHFVEGIATTGLKG, from the coding sequence ATGTCAAAAAAGAAGTGGCCAGTTCACCTTACGCTGCTCTTGTTTAGCGCGGTCATGTTTTATCCCGTGTTATGGTGGATCGGGGCATCGCTAAAATCGAATATGGAGCTTGGCTCCCCCGCGATCTTTCCGGCAAAATGGATGTGGAGCAATTTTCACGACGGCTGGGTGGCGCTGCCCAAATATACGTTTACCTATTTTTATATCAATAGTTTCAAGCTTAATATCACCACTACCGTCTTGACCGTAGTATCGAGCAGCCTCGTGGCATTCGGTTTCGGCCGGATTCCTTTCCCTCTGAAAAAATGGCTATTCTCCCTGTTGCTTGTCACCATCATGCTGCCGGGTCAAGTTACCCTGATCCCGCAATACGTCATGTTCCACAAGTTCAACTGGATCAACACCTATTTGCCGTTTATCGTGCCGAGTATGATGGGCGGAGCGTTCTTTATCTTCCTTCTGGTGCAATTCATTCGGGGAATTCCCGTGGAGCTGGACGAATCGGCTAAGATCGACGGCTGCACCTGGTTCGGGATTTATTGGAGAATTATTATGCCGCTGACCAAGCCCGCGCTCATTACGGTGATGATTTTCTCCTTTCTCTGGCACTGGGAAGATTATTTGGGACCGCTTATCTATTTGAACTCAGTGGACAAGTATACGGTACCGCTCGCCGTGAAAATGTTTATCGATACGCAATCCGCCGTTTCGTGGGGACAAGTACTGGCGATGTCACTTGTTTCGATCATGCCGCAAATCGTTGTCTTCTTCCTGGCGCAGAAGCATTTCGTAGAGGGGATCGCCACGACGGGATTAAAGGGATAA
- a CDS encoding GNAT family N-acetyltransferase, protein MELIVDDLTGPEIMDLIREHLKSMFESSPPESVHALDLTGLKQPEITFWSAWEHGQLMGCGALKELDGSHGEIKSMRTAAIHLRKGVARSLLAHIIEEAKRRGYSRLSLETGSMAAFDPAKRLYASFGFKECAPFSNYELDPNSLFMTLEL, encoded by the coding sequence TTGGAATTGATCGTCGATGATTTAACGGGTCCTGAAATTATGGACCTGATCCGGGAGCATCTGAAAAGCATGTTCGAGAGTTCCCCGCCAGAGAGCGTGCATGCCCTCGATCTGACGGGATTGAAGCAGCCGGAGATTACGTTCTGGAGTGCTTGGGAACACGGACAGCTGATGGGCTGCGGCGCACTTAAAGAGCTGGACGGCTCGCATGGCGAGATCAAGTCGATGCGTACGGCCGCCATCCATCTCCGGAAGGGCGTCGCTCGCAGCCTCTTGGCGCACATTATTGAAGAAGCCAAGCGCCGCGGCTATTCGCGGCTGAGCCTGGAGACGGGGTCCATGGCGGCCTTCGATCCGGCCAAGCGGCTGTACGCTAGCTTTGGCTTCAAGGAGTGCGCCCCGTTCTCGAACTATGAATTGGATCCCAACAGTCTGTTCATGACGTTGGAGCTGTAA
- a CDS encoding TetR/AcrR family transcriptional regulator produces MADKIDRRQVRTKQLLRKALLESIEEKGVGGITVTDITNRADVNRGTFYLHYQDVPDMLEQIKDEVYEQIKGHVTHFNFKELSECAVKDIPYPLSVQIFEQLSIHADFLKVMFGTNGDFSYAYRYKKLLADQFFNKFNFLQPQDEKMLIPRDYLIAYMSSANFGILMHWLESGMKQTPEQMGKIMAQMIYYGPIISSGLIGK; encoded by the coding sequence ATGGCTGACAAAATCGACCGAAGGCAAGTGCGCACCAAACAACTGCTTCGCAAAGCGCTGCTTGAGTCTATCGAAGAGAAAGGCGTGGGCGGGATTACCGTCACCGATATTACAAACCGAGCGGACGTAAACCGAGGCACCTTCTACTTGCATTATCAGGATGTGCCTGACATGCTGGAACAGATAAAAGATGAAGTATACGAGCAAATTAAAGGTCATGTTACTCATTTCAACTTTAAGGAACTGAGTGAATGTGCTGTGAAAGATATACCGTATCCATTATCTGTACAAATCTTTGAGCAGCTTAGCATTCATGCTGATTTTCTCAAAGTCATGTTTGGAACAAACGGAGACTTCTCCTATGCGTATCGTTACAAAAAGTTGCTGGCTGACCAATTCTTCAATAAGTTCAATTTCTTGCAGCCGCAGGATGAAAAAATGCTTATTCCACGAGATTACTTGATTGCGTATATGTCCTCAGCTAATTTCGGCATACTCATGCATTGGCTCGAATCAGGAATGAAGCAAACACCTGAACAAATGGGAAAAATTATGGCTCAAATGATCTATTATGGACCAATTATATCTTCCGGACTCATAGGAAAGTAA
- a CDS encoding endonuclease/exonuclease/phosphatase family protein: MLEISVMTFNLRYPEINDGSDYWPERIDRATAVIKEHHPMLIGTQEGYHSMLRDLEAQLKEYDWFGQGRFGEHENEHNAIFYNRDELTIEEKGQFWLSETPESEASISWNSSLPRICTWARFLHRKSGKSFYFYNTHLDHHSQEAKDLGIQIIGEYMARQRALDGLPALLSGDFNSFPSEFPIRFLRGEIEVDGKKSDLKDAYSLIKGNPGLTFHGFKGGDSGEPIDYIFATAEFEILKVQIDRCQINGGYPSDHYPVVANFQF, from the coding sequence ATGTTAGAAATCTCTGTTATGACTTTCAATTTGCGCTATCCAGAAATCAATGATGGCTCCGATTATTGGCCGGAACGAATCGACCGAGCGACCGCCGTTATCAAAGAACATCATCCTATGCTTATCGGCACGCAGGAAGGCTATCACTCGATGCTCAGAGATTTGGAGGCTCAATTGAAAGAATATGATTGGTTCGGGCAAGGTCGATTCGGGGAGCATGAGAATGAGCACAATGCCATTTTTTATAACCGCGACGAGCTGACAATTGAAGAAAAAGGACAGTTTTGGCTGTCTGAAACACCTGAGTCGGAAGCTTCGATTAGTTGGAATAGCTCGTTGCCGAGAATCTGTACGTGGGCGCGTTTCCTTCATCGAAAGTCAGGTAAATCCTTCTATTTTTACAACACCCATCTGGACCATCATAGCCAGGAAGCGAAAGACCTTGGGATCCAAATAATAGGGGAATATATGGCTAGACAGCGCGCTTTAGATGGGCTTCCGGCGTTGCTTTCAGGGGATTTCAACTCGTTTCCTAGTGAATTCCCGATTCGTTTTCTGCGAGGCGAGATCGAGGTTGACGGCAAGAAAAGCGATTTGAAGGACGCTTATTCCCTGATCAAAGGAAATCCGGGTCTAACATTCCATGGCTTTAAGGGCGGCGATTCGGGAGAACCGATCGACTATATATTTGCTACCGCCGAATTCGAAATCTTGAAGGTGCAGATCGATCGCTGCCAAATAAACGGAGGGTATCCGTCGGACCATTATCCAGTTGTGGCGAACTTCCAATTCTAG
- the glgP gene encoding alpha-glucan family phosphorylase, translating to MQKSGIAYFSAEFGLDESLPIYSGGLGILAGDHVKAAADLNVQLTGVGIFYGKGYFQQRIDECGSQQHLYIEIDHEASVYPVRLMRKDDGQLLVIEVPLAGRQVYAKVWSVQVDSVTLYLLNTDVEMNSHADRQLTDMLYPSDHDVRLSQEMLLGIGGARLLAALGIRPDVWHMNEGHCAFLTLERIRMLSAEGVTFETALEAVKASTVFTTHTPVPAGHDVFSIDMMDRYFSDYYWQLGADRERVLALGRLDGAFNMTRLAVSTSSKVNGVSKLHGEVTRDLFHNWMPHIPRQDIPVDSVTNGIHIGTWLAGGMRELFDRYLPSNWTARTSEPDIWAAVWNIPQNELWKAHQRAKSKMLLEFGLPLDLSGGGPLIIGFARRFATYKRALLIFSDPDRLARILGDSERPVCLVFAGKAHPADGPGQDLIRKIVELSREERFKGRVFIIENYAMGKAKRLVQGVDVWLNTPLKPMEASGTSGQKAAINGVLTCSVLDGWWVEGYNGRNGWAIESAAGGDLEMQAKQESEALYRVLEEEIIPLFYKRGDLSIPMDWINFMKESIYSLAPVFNTHRMINDYLHKMYVPMSARGERFAADNFEVASRVAAYKQFIRNNWSGVRVGKVDILAGPCSRIGLNKTAFRVEIQLGAIRHKDVRVEAVGSDGHQGIWKVKLDPVQQQVMGLYVYEGAYPDVSIDFWKANVNVRVTPISPDFANDFEMELAAWG from the coding sequence ATGCAAAAAAGCGGTATAGCGTATTTCTCGGCAGAGTTCGGACTTGATGAATCCTTACCGATTTACTCTGGTGGCCTTGGTATATTAGCTGGCGACCATGTTAAGGCGGCAGCAGACTTGAATGTTCAGCTTACAGGCGTAGGCATATTTTACGGAAAAGGTTATTTCCAGCAGCGAATTGACGAGTGCGGTTCGCAACAACATCTGTATATAGAGATTGATCATGAGGCGAGCGTTTACCCGGTTCGGCTCATGCGGAAAGACGATGGTCAGCTTCTGGTCATCGAGGTTCCGTTGGCCGGCAGGCAGGTATATGCGAAAGTATGGTCCGTACAGGTGGACTCAGTCACGCTGTACCTGCTCAATACGGACGTTGAAATGAATAGCCATGCGGACCGCCAATTGACTGACATGCTCTATCCTAGTGATCATGACGTTCGGTTAAGCCAAGAGATGCTCCTCGGCATCGGCGGTGCGAGACTGCTTGCAGCGCTGGGCATCCGTCCGGACGTCTGGCATATGAATGAAGGGCATTGCGCGTTTTTAACGCTCGAGCGAATTCGTATGCTGTCGGCTGAAGGCGTGACTTTTGAGACGGCATTAGAAGCGGTCAAAGCAAGCACCGTCTTTACGACGCATACACCGGTTCCGGCCGGACACGACGTTTTTTCCATCGACATGATGGACCGTTATTTCAGCGACTATTACTGGCAGCTCGGGGCGGATAGGGAGCGGGTACTCGCGCTCGGCCGCCTGGATGGTGCGTTTAACATGACGCGACTTGCCGTCAGCACATCGTCGAAGGTAAACGGTGTAAGCAAATTGCACGGTGAGGTGACCCGCGATTTGTTCCACAACTGGATGCCGCATATTCCTAGACAGGATATTCCCGTTGATTCGGTCACAAACGGAATCCATATTGGGACATGGCTAGCTGGAGGCATGAGGGAGCTGTTCGATCGGTATCTCCCGTCCAATTGGACCGCTCGTACATCGGAACCGGATATATGGGCTGCCGTTTGGAATATCCCACAGAACGAGCTGTGGAAAGCGCATCAACGGGCAAAATCCAAGATGCTTCTAGAGTTTGGCTTGCCGCTTGATTTGTCTGGCGGAGGGCCGCTCATCATCGGCTTTGCCAGGCGGTTTGCAACGTATAAGCGGGCGCTCCTTATCTTCAGCGATCCGGATCGGCTTGCACGCATTTTGGGCGATTCGGAGCGGCCAGTTTGCCTCGTTTTCGCCGGCAAGGCACATCCCGCGGACGGACCGGGGCAAGACTTGATCCGGAAAATCGTGGAGCTGTCTCGGGAAGAAAGGTTCAAGGGCCGCGTATTTATCATAGAGAATTATGCAATGGGTAAGGCGAAAAGGCTTGTCCAGGGCGTAGACGTTTGGCTTAACACGCCCTTGAAGCCGATGGAAGCGAGCGGTACAAGTGGGCAAAAGGCTGCTATAAACGGAGTGCTTACATGTAGTGTATTGGACGGATGGTGGGTGGAAGGATACAACGGACGGAACGGCTGGGCAATCGAGAGCGCGGCGGGTGGTGACCTCGAGATGCAGGCGAAACAGGAAAGTGAAGCGCTATACCGGGTGCTTGAGGAGGAGATTATTCCATTGTTCTACAAGCGAGGCGATCTATCGATCCCGATGGATTGGATCAATTTCATGAAAGAATCAATCTACTCACTCGCGCCTGTCTTCAACACCCATAGAATGATTAACGATTATTTGCATAAGATGTATGTCCCCATGAGCGCAAGAGGAGAGCGGTTCGCCGCGGACAACTTCGAGGTCGCGTCAAGGGTTGCAGCTTACAAGCAATTCATCCGCAACAACTGGTCCGGTGTCCGTGTCGGGAAAGTGGACATTCTAGCCGGCCCTTGCAGCAGAATCGGGCTGAATAAGACAGCTTTTCGCGTCGAAATTCAACTTGGCGCTATAAGACACAAGGACGTCCGCGTTGAGGCTGTAGGTTCCGACGGCCATCAAGGTATCTGGAAGGTGAAACTGGATCCGGTACAGCAGCAGGTAATGGGATTGTACGTCTACGAAGGGGCTTATCCCGATGTCTCGATCGATTTCTGGAAGGCTAACGTGAACGTGCGGGTCACACCAATTAGCCCAGATTTCGCTAATGACTTCGAAATGGAGCTGGCCGCTTGGGGGTAA
- a CDS encoding nitroreductase family protein translates to MTVEAPISHNDLSAIMHERRSVRTYDPTFKLSREEIKAILTDAVQAPSGVNLQSWRFLVIDSQTLKEKLLPIAFNQKQVKDASAIIAVLGDLESYKKTETIYERTVQAGYMTESDKQRKVENTLKMYESFPYELLSKYAYIDGGLVSMQLMLAAKARGYDTVAMAGYDLNAFKEAFSISERYVSVILIAIGKALKEGHPSIRMSVEEVTSWNEMTFE, encoded by the coding sequence ATGACAGTGGAAGCCCCGATCTCTCACAATGATCTATCCGCAATTATGCACGAGAGAAGGTCTGTTCGTACGTATGATCCGACATTCAAATTATCCCGCGAAGAAATCAAAGCAATCCTTACCGATGCGGTCCAAGCACCGTCCGGAGTCAACCTTCAATCTTGGCGTTTTCTAGTAATCGATTCCCAAACGCTGAAGGAGAAACTGCTTCCAATCGCATTCAATCAAAAACAAGTCAAAGATGCGTCTGCTATAATCGCCGTACTTGGAGATTTGGAGAGCTACAAAAAAACAGAAACCATATATGAGCGCACAGTTCAAGCAGGTTACATGACGGAAAGCGATAAACAAAGGAAAGTTGAGAATACACTAAAAATGTATGAATCTTTCCCTTATGAGTTGCTAAGCAAATATGCATATATCGATGGAGGACTGGTTTCCATGCAGCTAATGCTTGCAGCAAAAGCAAGAGGATATGATACGGTCGCGATGGCTGGTTATGACTTAAATGCATTCAAAGAAGCCTTTAGTATCAGCGAACGGTATGTCTCCGTCATTCTTATCGCAATTGGTAAAGCTTTGAAAGAAGGCCATCCATCCATCCGGATGTCCGTAGAGGAAGTAACAAGTTGGAATGAAATGACATTTGAATGA
- a CDS encoding SDR family oxidoreductase, protein MILITGANGKTGRAVIKALLSKGERIRAFVRRTEQIEDIKSLGEMEVVTGDMLDQKAVNEALVGIRAVYHICSAMNPDEVQIGQVIIQAARLAKVEHFVFHSVIHPVIQEMPHHQKKLMVEELLVNSGIPYTIIQPGVFMQNILESWKLLSEKGIFQQKYFTTQETRIGMIDLEDLAEAAAIILTRPGHIWASYELSGPENLSLSDMIAAMEKHFGHEIKVETPQDEMFAASLKKRGSGDYQVNTILKMFQHYNDHGSMGNSNVLTWILGRKPNDFSSFILRTLKSKN, encoded by the coding sequence ATGATTCTTATAACTGGAGCAAACGGGAAAACGGGTCGCGCAGTAATTAAAGCTTTGCTTTCCAAAGGAGAGCGGATAAGAGCTTTTGTTCGTAGAACCGAACAAATCGAGGACATTAAATCATTAGGTGAGATGGAAGTCGTTACAGGAGATATGCTGGATCAAAAGGCTGTAAATGAGGCATTAGTCGGAATTAGGGCTGTATACCACATTTGTTCAGCTATGAATCCAGATGAAGTTCAAATCGGACAAGTCATCATACAAGCAGCTCGCTTGGCGAAAGTTGAACATTTTGTGTTCCATTCCGTCATACATCCCGTCATTCAAGAAATGCCGCATCATCAGAAAAAACTCATGGTCGAGGAGCTCCTGGTGAATTCAGGTATCCCATATACGATTATTCAGCCAGGCGTATTTATGCAGAATATACTCGAGTCTTGGAAGCTGCTTAGTGAAAAAGGTATCTTTCAACAAAAGTATTTTACGACTCAAGAAACTCGCATAGGTATGATTGACTTAGAAGACTTAGCCGAGGCAGCTGCAATCATTCTTACTCGTCCGGGACATATATGGGCATCATATGAACTTTCTGGACCTGAAAATTTATCATTATCTGATATGATAGCAGCAATGGAAAAGCATTTTGGCCATGAGATCAAAGTGGAAACGCCTCAAGACGAAATGTTCGCAGCATCATTAAAAAAGCGTGGATCAGGAGATTATCAAGTCAATACAATATTAAAGATGTTTCAACATTACAATGATCATGGATCTATGGGTAATTCTAATGTTTTAACGTGGATATTAGGTCGAAAGCCGAATGATTTTTCATCCTTCATTCTTAGAACATTGAAAAGCAAGAACTGA
- a CDS encoding nuclear transport factor 2 family protein, with translation MESTEALINMHLAIWSETDRQKRKQSIDEVYSDTCEILDPFYPDIFRGRDALMNLIDGVQAKFPGFVFTKNQLDEHHNIIKLSWSYGPEGNPNVVTGYDFFITDGKYIQFLYIFINKPETAPSS, from the coding sequence ATGGAATCTACAGAAGCATTAATAAACATGCACTTGGCAATCTGGAGTGAAACTGATCGACAGAAGAGGAAACAATCCATCGATGAAGTGTATTCCGATACTTGTGAAATTCTTGATCCCTTCTATCCAGACATATTTCGGGGACGAGATGCACTCATGAATTTAATTGATGGGGTTCAAGCGAAATTTCCCGGTTTTGTTTTTACTAAGAACCAGTTGGACGAGCATCATAACATTATAAAGCTTAGTTGGAGCTATGGTCCGGAAGGAAACCCAAATGTGGTAACTGGCTATGATTTCTTTATTACGGATGGAAAGTACATTCAGTTTTTATATATCTTTATAAATAAACCTGAAACGGCGCCCTCATCATAA
- a CDS encoding TetR/AcrR family transcriptional regulator — protein sequence MVRGRPRVFNIESALDSALHLFWRKGYEGTSVADLTEAMGINTPSLYAAFGNKEELFRKILDRYAEGPAAYMREAFQQPSAREVVEYLLYGAAEATTNPETPLGCLTVQGALSSGEAGDAIRQELNARRAGGEAALRDRFEQAKQSGELAADVDTEQLACFYATIFQGMAVQAGAGTSREKLQAIVANSLRLWPS from the coding sequence ATGGTAAGGGGACGTCCCCGTGTATTTAATATCGAAAGCGCTCTAGATTCTGCGCTTCATTTATTTTGGCGAAAAGGGTATGAAGGAACATCCGTGGCAGATTTGACAGAGGCTATGGGTATTAATACGCCGAGCTTATACGCGGCCTTTGGGAACAAGGAAGAATTATTTCGCAAAATTCTAGATCGATATGCGGAAGGACCAGCTGCTTATATGAGGGAAGCCTTTCAGCAACCAAGCGCCCGCGAAGTCGTTGAATACCTGCTTTACGGAGCTGCCGAGGCTACGACCAATCCTGAGACGCCACTTGGGTGCTTAACCGTGCAGGGGGCACTATCCTCCGGAGAAGCCGGAGATGCCATAAGACAAGAATTGAATGCTCGCCGCGCTGGGGGAGAAGCTGCACTCCGTGACAGGTTCGAACAAGCGAAACAGAGCGGGGAGCTTGCTGCAGATGTCGATACGGAACAATTAGCGTGCTTCTATGCGACCATATTCCAAGGTATGGCTGTTCAAGCGGGAGCAGGAACGAGCCGCGAAAAATTGCAAGCTATTGTTGCAAATTCTTTGCGTCTTTGGCCTTCCTAA
- a CDS encoding YjgB family protein — MLNKSKHSYKLAAKLALTGLIAVSSMTISHSNVHAAASTSASTNAQKDYIKSIFKLASVGKIPGLNAIAGKTPISAVHYKWGEPDVGGDLKGNHFEMYNFGMGKGAYGFGINKSGVIYDLRNFGTSIDRTGGIKSLTFASVIKTLGMPKEVRFTGTDKIYVYHPSKAYELKFVGPSKVAKGKIAHIDHINVYAGKANT, encoded by the coding sequence ATGTTGAACAAATCGAAACACTCGTATAAATTAGCCGCCAAGCTGGCCTTGACCGGATTGATCGCGGTAAGCTCCATGACGATCTCTCATTCGAATGTCCACGCGGCAGCCAGCACTAGCGCTAGCACGAACGCGCAGAAGGACTATATTAAGAGCATCTTCAAGCTTGCGAGCGTAGGAAAAATCCCGGGCTTAAACGCCATCGCCGGCAAAACGCCGATCTCCGCCGTTCATTACAAATGGGGCGAACCGGATGTAGGCGGTGACCTAAAAGGCAACCATTTCGAAATGTACAATTTCGGCATGGGAAAAGGCGCATACGGCTTCGGCATCAATAAATCCGGCGTCATCTACGATTTGCGCAATTTTGGGACGTCCATCGATCGGACGGGGGGCATCAAATCGCTGACCTTCGCGTCCGTCATCAAAACGCTTGGCATGCCTAAGGAAGTCCGCTTCACCGGCACGGACAAAATCTATGTTTACCATCCATCCAAAGCATACGAACTGAAATTCGTCGGCCCAAGCAAAGTCGCCAAAGGCAAAATCGCGCATATTGACCACATCAACGTCTATGCGGGCAAAGCGAATACGTAA
- a CDS encoding dihydrofolate reductase family protein yields MRKLVLFMHVSLDGYASDSNGGLDWIPYNEELEKYAEEIVAEVGAPVYGRTTYQMMESYWPTVLDNPNVSRHDMEHAKWLQDVKKIVISGTMDKVEWNNTMLIKANIAEEIKVLKEQPGKNLVIFGSPGAARTLLELGLIDEFLLTICPVVLGDGKSVFDGGGEKIRLKLLSSRALKSGIIAARYELEK; encoded by the coding sequence ATGAGAAAACTCGTATTATTCATGCATGTGTCGCTGGATGGGTATGCGTCGGATTCGAACGGAGGACTCGATTGGATTCCGTACAACGAGGAATTAGAGAAATACGCCGAGGAGATCGTAGCCGAAGTCGGAGCTCCCGTTTATGGACGCACGACGTATCAGATGATGGAGAGCTACTGGCCCACTGTGCTAGACAATCCGAATGTTTCAAGGCACGATATGGAGCATGCCAAATGGCTGCAGGATGTTAAGAAGATCGTCATTTCTGGGACGATGGACAAGGTGGAATGGAACAATACGATGCTGATCAAGGCCAATATCGCAGAGGAAATCAAGGTTCTCAAGGAGCAGCCTGGCAAAAATCTCGTCATCTTCGGCAGCCCGGGAGCGGCGAGGACGCTGCTTGAGCTCGGCCTGATCGACGAATTCCTGCTTACAATTTGTCCGGTTGTCCTGGGCGACGGAAAATCGGTATTCGACGGCGGTGGCGAGAAAATCAGGCTCAAGCTGTTATCCAGCCGAGCGCTCAAGTCGGGCATTATTGCTGCCCGCTATGAATTGGAGAAATAG
- a CDS encoding alpha/beta fold hydrolase produces the protein MKRKRKMLKVFTYLILTVALLLLAGWIYQRLASSHDLKTYKPVGQLYEVSGGRMHLYTAGQGPVTVVFSVGWGTANPYVDFYPLYSKLESKVKIAVYDRFGYGYSELTEKKRDTSVIAEEIHQVLERSGQHPPYVFAAHSLGSLEAIRFAQKYPDEVKGILFIEGGSPEYYASSRPLTIVPLVYRFLTKAGIARTLYHFDGFAESMAGERNGFKMLPPKLRELDRVSTLLLAGNRNMTDEIRLSRENAETVLQGKKPLGVPITVLTADAFGKLGNDKDWESSQATLTSWSADGKQIIVPNSSHYLHHYAPELVAGEILKLAEK, from the coding sequence ATGAAACGGAAACGAAAAATGTTGAAGGTCTTCACATATTTGATTCTGACGGTAGCCTTGCTGCTGTTGGCGGGTTGGATTTATCAACGATTGGCGAGTAGCCACGATCTAAAAACGTATAAACCGGTTGGGCAGTTGTACGAGGTGAGCGGCGGCCGGATGCATCTGTACACAGCCGGGCAAGGCCCGGTCACCGTCGTCTTCTCGGTAGGATGGGGGACGGCGAATCCATATGTGGATTTCTATCCTCTGTATAGTAAGCTGGAATCCAAAGTCAAAATCGCCGTCTACGACCGGTTCGGTTACGGATACAGCGAATTGACCGAAAAGAAACGGGACACCTCCGTGATCGCCGAGGAAATCCATCAGGTGCTCGAGCGGTCCGGACAGCATCCGCCCTACGTATTCGCCGCCCATTCCTTGGGTTCCCTCGAAGCGATCCGGTTTGCCCAGAAATATCCGGACGAAGTGAAAGGAATCCTGTTCATTGAAGGCGGGAGTCCGGAGTACTATGCGTCCAGTAGGCCGCTGACTATCGTTCCGCTCGTCTATCGTTTTCTGACGAAGGCCGGAATTGCGCGTACGTTATATCATTTCGACGGATTCGCGGAATCGATGGCTGGCGAGAGAAACGGCTTTAAGATGCTTCCGCCGAAACTGAGGGAATTGGACCGAGTTTCAACGCTATTGCTGGCAGGCAATCGGAACATGACCGATGAAATCCGGCTAAGCAGGGAAAACGCGGAGACCGTGCTGCAAGGAAAGAAACCGCTCGGCGTCCCGATTACGGTGCTGACGGCTGACGCCTTCGGCAAGCTCGGCAACGACAAGGATTGGGAAAGCAGCCAGGCCACACTTACCTCCTGGTCGGCCGATGGCAAACAGATCATCGTGCCGAACTCCTCCCACTATTTGCACCATTACGCGCCCGAGCTGGTAGCCGGGGAGATCCTGAAACTTGCGGAAAAATGA